From the genome of Eremothecium gossypii ATCC 10895 chromosome I, complete sequence:
AGCTTAACGGGGACAAGGGGCGGCTCCGCCGGTATCCGGGCGAGGCGCTGGTACCGAAGGCCGCGCCACCCCCAGAGCAGCCCGCCGGCGAGAAGAAAAAGCGCAGGAGAGGCGGCAAAAAGCAGCGGGCCAAGCGCGAGGAggccgcgcagcaggcAGCTGCAAGAGATGAGCCTGTAGAGACCGCCGACGGCACAGAGAGTCCTGAAAAATCCGCCGAGACTCCCGTGGAAGGGTTAGAGGAGCCAGCTCTCGCCGCGCAGGCTGCCGAGGAGCTAACAGAGGAATACGATGAGGCGGACGACGACGGCGACTGGATCACGCCAGACAACCTGACAGAGATTATGATCCAGGACAGCGGCGAGGACACTACGGGAAACGAAGGTGTCGCTGCTTCGGATAGCGCGCTTTACAACCAGGTGGCTCTGGCCACCGGTGACTTTGCCATCCAAAATGTCGCCCTGCAGATCAATCTGAACCTCATGAACTTCACATCCGGCATGCGCATCAAAAAGCTGCGCAATTACATGATGCGTTGCCACGCATGCTTTAAGCTACTGCCCACGCCGCGCGACGGCCGCCCAGTGCACTTCTGCCCCAGCTGCGGCGGTGCAGGGACCGTGCTGCGCTGTGCCGTCTCCGTCGACGCAGAAACCGGCGCCATCAGCCCACACCTCAAAGCCAACTTCCAGTGGAACAACCGCGGTAACCGCTACTCCCTTCCCAGCCCGCTATCCAAGGCCTCCCAGAAGCGCTTCGGCAACAAGGGCTTTGTCCACACCCGACACCAGCAGGAGGTGCCGCTACTACGTGAGGACCAGAAAGAGTTCCAGCAGGCCATGAAGCAGGAGGACTGGACTCGCCGCCACAACGAGAAGGTCCTCAACAGCTGGATTGGCGGCGGCTCGGCCGACAACTATATGTCCCCGTTCGCAATCACGGGCCTCAAGCATCACTCCGTTCGCGTCGGCCGTGGGCGCCACGTGAACAGCTCAAACAAGCGCAAATGAGCATGGGCCTCCTAACTACGCGCTGAAAGTATAATACATATCCACACGGATCACACCGTCTCTGCACTACAGCTCATCGCATCGAGCTCCGAAGACATTACCCAGGTGTATTCTAATAGCCGGGTAACTTGCAAAAATTTGCAAGGAGCAGCAAGCTCGGACAGGCCAAAGGGCCCACGGATGCCTGATATTCTAGTGGCGACTAAGTAACAGTCCGAACGATCAGTAGAGTAGCGCGTACTCCACTAGCTGGATTTAGTTGTTAGCATAGATTGAACCTGAACACAAATCTGTCAGAGCGTACTATCATTCAAGGTATAGTCTTCTAGCAAATTGCTTGACATCGAGCTGCAATAGAGAAGAGATAGGAGCTAGGGTTCAAGGAATATGTCGGATTCTTCGGGCAAGCAGCAGGGCATCATATCACCACACGTTACAAATGCCGTCAAGCGCGCGAACCTTGAGGGGTGCCTGACGCCGGGAGCGGGGCCGGGGCACGGTGCTTCTGGAATAGGCTCGCCCGGGCCATCGGTTTCCGCGTGTGTAAGCCCCACCCAGGCGGTAACGAAGTCGATTATGAACGCGAGCGGCACCTCGGGGGCTGTTGTGAGCAACACGCCGGAGCCGGGACTGAAGCGGGTCCCAACGGTCACGTTCAGCGACCCGAAGCAGCTGCCGGCGAAACAGTCGGGCACCGGTCAAGGCGGGCGCGTGATCAGCGGCGACTCCACGACGTCCGGAGCCACAGCGAGCGAGGACACAGATACGCAATCGCACTTACAGATGAAGGTGGCGTCGCCGATCCATCACCCCACGGCACAGCACAGCACTCCGCCACCTCTGCTATCGCATGGTGGGGGGAATGGTGCAGCCGCGGTTGGGATGTCACATATACGCTCTACCTCTCCGACAAGTGGTTCCGAGGTTCATCCCCCCAAACAAGCTGTCGGCAATATCGTGCACAAGTTGCTTCACCAATTCGATGGTTCGGGTGCCGGCACACCTACCAGCGACGTCGAGAAATTGCATCTTCACGACGAGCACCCACATTTCTTTGTCAGCGACCCCCTGCACACGTCGCCCACAGTACTGCGTTCGCGCTCCAATAGTATAAGCCCAAAGCCCATATCGGTGCTGTCGGAAACGAAACCAGCCGACATACTGAATCTCGACAGTGCTATCGAGAGCacacagcagcagcagattGCACCCAATATCCCGAAGCGTGACCCCGGAAAGAACGTGGATCCCAGGCTGCCCCAGGATGACGGAAAGTTGCATGTTCTTTTCGGCGCTACAGGCTCGCTTTCCGTACTGAAGATTAAATCGATGATCAAAAAACTCGAAGAGATTTATGGTTGGGACCATATATCCATTCAAGTCATATTAACTCAAGCCGCTGCGCAATTCTTTGCTAATAAAAACcccaagaagaagaaccTTTACGTGTCTAGCGAAACAAACTCATTCTCAAACTCCGTGGCTCACCAGGGAAACTTGCAACAGAACAACTCAGACGCATCCTACACTGCGGTAAATAGCGTCTCCAATACCCCTGCAGTTGGGGGGCGCACACCAACGCCAGCAGATCTTCTCCAGGGCGCAGCGCCGCAAGGCGCGGGCTCCGGTCTAAGCCAgggcgcagctgcggcgaAGATTGAGCTCCCTCCACACATACAAGTCTGGACGGATCAAGACGAGTGGGACGTGTGGAAGCAAAGAACAGATCCCGTACTGCATATTGAATTACGCAGGTGGGCCGATATCCTTGTCGTCGCGCCACTTACGGCGAATACACTTTCCAAAATTGCCCTGGGCCTTTGTGATAACCTGCTGACCAGTGTCATTCGGGCGTGGAATCCAATGTTTCCAATATTCTTAGCTCCTAGCATGGTTAGTGGTAGTTACAACTCCACCATCACTAAGCGCCATCTGAAGATGATAAAAGAAGAGATGCCCTGGATCACTGTATTCAAACCGTCCGAGAAAATCATGGGTATCCACGGCGATATCGGACTTGGCGGGATGATGGATGGTAACGAGATTGTCGATAAAGTCGTTATGAAGCTCGGCGGCTACCCCAAGGATGCcgacgaggacgatgaCGAGGACGATAAAGCGGGCAAGACCAATGGCAAGGAGGAtgatgacgacgacgacgaggaagagctggacgaggatgacgaggatgacgatgacgacgacgacgatgatgatgatgacgacgatgatgatgatgacgacgacgacgacgacgatgacgatAGCAGTCAGTCGCCcttgaagaacgcagcAGCCACATCGCCGTCACACTCGTCGACTGCCCACACGTGACTGAATCTCGTCATTGGCCCCGCCTCGCCTGCAAAATGAACATTCATGCTACTCGCGCCCGTCGTAGGGGGATAATATATAAACGGCTACTTAAACTACGAGGATTATATTGCACCAATTTCAAGATTATACAGGCAATGCCTCACACACGGATACCGGCGTTTTCTATATCTGTTTTATACAAATAATTCCTGCTGTAATTCAGCGGTTTCTTTTTCTTAGTCAGTATGAAAATTTTGGCCCGGGCATATCCTTGGTGATGACTACTACTCCTCTGCTCAGACTCCCTGTACCATGACCCATTCTCGGACTGCACTAGTTCTCATTCACCCTGCTACTACCACGCGCCCAGAGCTGTTGACTGCGGCCAAACAGCACAGCTCTTTGAGTGGGGCGAACATCGAGCAGCACCTGGTTAACAAACTTAATGACGGAAGCCTACAGCTACAAGACAATTCATACGATGTTATATTCTACGTGACTCCTGAGGCAGCGGACGAAATATTGTTTCCGCGGCGTCTGATTGGCGTGCTCGCTGCGGCGCTGCGTGCCGGGGGCTCTCTTCATGGGCTTTATGACAAATACCAAGTTGACGCACTGCTCAGCGGCTTTGACATAGTACGCGAGCCCACATACCACTGGCAGAAGCGTGCAGTGACCGCGTCTGCGCCTGTGAAACTAGCTCCACGCCAGCCAGTGTCTGCCGCGGGTTTGCCACGCTTCAAGCGGGCGTCTGCGCCTAGCCCTGCAGCTGTCACACCGACCCTAGACGAGGTTCCGCCTGCAGCTGTGGATCCCGTCAAGGCTGCACTGTTGGATTCTGCTGCGGGTGATGCCCCTATCGCTGAAAATGATCTTGTGGTCGGCCATGACTCGACTCCCATTACACTGCTGACTTGCGGCCGAACCCAGACGAGGCGCCGCAAGGCATGTAAGGACTGCACATGCGGGCTCCGCGAAGAAAACGAAAAGGAGATCAGCGATACCCACGCTCGCCAAGAAAAGTTGCTTCTGGGTGATGCAGTCAAGTTCTCTGAGCCAGAACTCGCGGAAATTGATTTTACCATCGAAGGCAAAAAGGTGGGTGGCTGCGGCTCCTGCTCGCTTGGTGACGCCTTCCGGTGCTCGGGATGTCCGTACCTGGGACTGCCGGCCTTCAAGCCTGGCCAGCCCATCAATTTGAGTGCCATTTCAGATGACCTCTAGTGTTACCATGACTTTAGCACTGCCCATCCAGTTTGTCGGCTATCCCATCCATAGGACTGCAAGTGTATTCCTTGGAGCATTTATAGCCCATCATAATGGTAGCCCCTCTTTGATGTTTCAAAATGTCCGTAATTTTGGTATCCATTATCAATAACACCTGCCTCTCGCCCATGCATATATGCCTTCATTTCCACTCCAAGCGAGCCCATATTTATGTCACTGGCCTTTGTTTTCGCTGCACAGCTCTGGTTCTCAGCTTCAACATCAAATTGCGCAAGGCCAGCATGTGCCCTGTGTATAAAGGTATGTATTCTCTGATTCTGTTATACTAGTGACGTCGTATGGACTGCATGGTCCTGCCGACCTTCTCCGTACGCGAAGAGGTCAGCTTCTCGCGGACCTTGGACACAGTTCTCAGCAGCGTTTCGTCTGCTGCGTATATATTGCTGTTATTGGAAATGTTCCCTCCCCAAAGTGTGAGCGCTGAAGGTGGCGGCAATACTGGGTTTGCAGCGTACCGAGGCGCATACACCTCGCTGCGACCGGCGGCCGGGGCCGCAGTCTTGACCTTTTGGTTTGCACGCTGAGGAAGCTTGCTGACACGCAGAGTGTCCCCAACATCTAGACGGCATTCCGGAGTGAATACCTTGTGAAAGCCAGGCGAGTGTGCGTACAGTTCCCGCAGCGGCGTGGCCGCTGGCGCTACCTGATGGATCAGCCGGCGCTGCCTCTTCACGCGATTAGTCTCACAGTGCAGTGTGCGCCGCTGTGCTGGAAGCTGGATACCCCCCTGAGGGCGCGAACGAACCTTTGGAAACAAAAATGGCTTTGCCTGTTGCTGGGCTTTATTATAGTAGTAATCTGCGGTCAGCCGAATATGATTCTTGCCGATCAAATGCGATTTCCGCACACTCAGCGAGTCATGCGTCAGATAAGCATGACAGTAGTCGCAGTAGTACCGAGCCATAGTCTCGAATGGCTGGCCGTTGTGTCAGTAGTGTGTTCTAATGTTGGCGATATCTTCAGATGTTAATACCATCAGCCTGTTGCTATTTTCATAGCGAGGTGTCCTGGTGTAATAAATAGTCaaatatcacgtgattatAATTAGTGTGTAAGAGTATACCGACTGTGATATTTTAATTTATACAACCCTGAATAGATAACCACCACCACTTAAATCAGTATATAAGCCCTATAATCCAAGCACTGCGATTTTGAGTTTTATCGCAGCACCTCTCAAGATTCTGTCTCACACCAAGGGCTTGTGTAATGATAATTAATGCTCTGAGGAATATTTTTGGAAGGTTGACATCTTCCAGGAATATGCCGAAACCTGCTAACAGGCTGCATTGGCGACCACGTGAAGGACTTAGTCCTTTGCTTCCATTGTTATAAAAATGCTATCAATTTTCATGTTAAGTCAATGTTGGTAGGCACTTGTATCATCGCTTGACGATCGTGGGCTTCTGAAGTTGAAGTCCTATTCCCAGGGCTTAATTGTGACAGGCCACAGGTTCTTGTACTAATTACTCACAACAGAGTCAGCGAGATTCAAATCGCTGGTCCTCTTGGCAATTCACATCAAAAAGCTGAAATATTACGGTCAATCCCGATCTCAACTAATGGCATGAAGCTATGATAAGTCGGGCGCTTCAAACACCTGGAACATCTATCCAGTTTGTGGTACCAGGCACATCACTGCAACATCCGACTCAATCGTCTGTAGCGAATATACTCCCCCGTTTACTTCATATCGAGGGTAGCTAGGGAAGCACATGATGTCTAAATAACTGTATTTGCCCTCGATGTCAGAACTGTTGTGATGTGCGTTCTGACTGTATTTCTGAGTATAGTGCTGTCTCGAAACTTGTCTCACTGGCAATATTCCTGAATAAAGTTTTGGTGTCTGGCGCAATTTGACGACATTTTCTAAAGTGTCTTCGTAGGTGATCTTTTACTTTACAAATTGGAGATCTTACTGAAGTTAGTTTAGGAAACTGAAAACGCATACTATCTTTTGAAGTTTTCTTTAAAGAGAAAAGACGCTGCCATTGGGCACACTGCTGAACAGACTACTCTATGTTGCTAATATGTTTATTTCCCATGTTTTGCGCGTTCACTGCTTCCGTGGGTTTATAAATCCTTACTCTTGGTGTAAGCTCTGCAGTAGGCATGACGGAGAAGTCAAGCTAGATTGGCAAAAAGAGCAGAAGCGCATGGGCACCAAAGCATCGAAGCAGCGAGGAAGAGACCCGCTATTGAACGACACCGCTGTTCTGCTTATTAGATCCATTCTGTGATCACAGAAAATTACTTACGTAACCCACTCTGACGTCGACTCAACTGATAATGCCAATGCCTTTCTACGAAGAGCTACCAAGTGATTGAGTATCGTAGAAGATGGCCATGACTCACAAACCTACCAATAAGGATATTACGGAGAGTTTGAGCGATAAGCCCACTAGGGATAAATATTACCGTGTTGACTACACTGTTATCGTAGTCACACCCCTTGTTCTTCTCATGACCGAATATTTAAAGACATGTTAGCGGACTTAAATCCACTCAATAGTTAGACACCAACAGAATATGCCACGCTGAAGACGGTTGGTAGTCTTCAGGACTGTTCTAGTTACACTAATTGATAATTGATGCTCTCTTATTATTACAATCACGTGAGTTTCCCGGGCACATTTATAAACCCGAACACCGCATAACGATTGAGTGGATAACAATagatcacgtgacaaaAGAAAATTTTTCTCGTCAGCTATTTAATGCAGGATCCGTAGCGCGTTCCAGCCATCGACATAGCTGCAGTATAGCAATCGGTGAGGTGTTTAAGGATGTCATTCCTAGCTTCTAGACTATCTACCAGATTCTTGGCAAGGCCTGCCGTTTCTGCTGGTGTCAGATCTTTTGTATCGACGCCCTTGAGACGTGCGACCTTCGACCGGTCCAAGCCACATTTGAACATTGGTACCATCGGTCACGTCGACCATGGTAAGACTACGTTGACTGCGGCGATCACCAAGACGCTTGCTTCGCGCGGTGGTGCTGACTTTTTGGACTACTCTTCCATCGACAAGGCACCTGAAGAACGGGCAAGAGGTATCACGATCTCCACTGCCCATGTGGAGTACCAAACGGAGAAGAGGCACTACTCTCACGTGGACTGTCCAGGCCACGCGGACTACATCAAGAACATGATTACCGGTGCCGCCCAGATGGACGGTGCGATTATTGTGGTGGCTGCTACCGACGGTCAGATGCCTCAGACCAGAGAGCATCTGCTATTGGCTAGACAGGTCGGCGTGCAACACATTGTGGTGTTTGTCAACAAGGTGGACACTATCGATGACCCAGAAATGTTGGAATTGGTTGAAATGGAAATGAGAGAGCTTTTGAACCACTACGGCTTCGACGGTGACAACACCCCTGTCGTCATGGGATCTGCGCTTTGTGCCTTGGAAGGCCGCCAGCCAGAGATTGGCGAGCAGGCCATCATGAAGCTTCTAGACGCCGTGGACGAGTACATCCCAACCCCTGCCCGTGACTTGGAGAAGCCTTTCCTAATGCCTGTGGAGGACATTTTCTCCATTTCCGGCAGAGGTACCGTTGTCACCGGTCGTGTTGAGAGAGGTAACTTGAACAAGGGTGAGGAAATCGAGATTGTCGGCCACAACGCTACGCCATTCAAGACCACCGTCACCGGTATCGAGATGTTCAGAAAGGAGCTGGACAAGGCTATGGCCGGTGACAATGCCGGTGTCTTGTTGAGAGGTGTCAGAAGAGACCAATTGAAGAGAGGTATGGTCTTGTGTAAGCCAAACACCATCAAGGCCCACACCAAGTTCTTGGCTTCTCTCTACGTCTTGACGAAGGAGGAGGGTGGCAGACACTCCGGATTCGGTGAGAACTACAGACCTCAGATCTATGTCCGTACTGCTGACGTCACTGTGGTGCTAAAGTTCCCAGAATCGGTCGCCGACCACTCCATGCAGGTGATGCCAGGAGACAACGTCGAAATGGTATGCGAACTGGTCCACCCTACTCCAATTGAAGCCGGCCAACGCTTCAACATCAGAGAGGGCGGTAAGACAGTCGGTACTGGTCTTGTGACTAGAATCATCGAGTAAGCTAGTCGGTTTTTCACCTGTAAATATTCCTGTGATATACAGTCACGAAAGGAACTCCTTCTTTGTCAATACACGTAAGTAAACCTTCTTATGAAACAATTGAGTTTTCGTATCGTATGGTAGACTGCGCTGCGCTCCACCGCATCATCATCTTTGACGCTGGTCCCAACTATGACGAGCAAATCAGCAGGAATTGCGGCGGAGTGCGCGCCAGATTAGACAGATAACGTTGCACAAGATTCCAATATGCTCTGACTTTCTGACCCAGAGACTTATAGCGTGACCAAAGCCACAGTCACATAAAAGAAGTCATCTCCAAATATATATAGAACTCGAACACAAAATCGATAAACGTCTTAGATACACTCCCAGGCGATAGGGGCGATTCACGAGAACTACAGACCTCATGCTTTGGAATAGCCAGGTATGCCAGAACGGCAGGGCAAGTCCTTGGGGGTTCATCAGGCTTATATGTTCGGTTTCGTTGTTCTCAGTGCTTGTAAGAGAAGGTGCGGCGCTGTATATCCAGCCGCAAAAGGCAAGGTTAAATGGAGGCAATACACACAACATTGACATTGGGCCTCTTAACCGCAGTGCTACGCTGACACCTGCCGCGTACTATCGCAAAGTCGGAGTGAACGGGGCCATATCCAGCGATCTCGAGTTGTGCAATCGGATGACTGTGCATGATATCTTGCTAGGTATTCCTGGCGCAAACGCCGCTGACGCCGCCGTTACGATGAGTCTCTGCATCGGCATGATTAACTTTTTCAATAGCGGCATTGGCGGCGGCGGGTTTGCAGTGTACACGGACGGACAGGACCCTGAGCGGCATCTCGCCTTTGACTTCCGGGAGATGGCTCCCGAGTTGGCACACAAAGAAATGTACGCCAGCGATCCGAATGCCTCCAAGATCGGCGGGCTTGCGATTGCGATACCCGGCGAGCTTGCAGGACTATATGAGATGTATGAGAagcgcggcagcggcgtCGCGCGGTGGGAGGAGCTCTTGCGGCCCGTCATCGAGCTCGGATTCCAGGGCTGGGCCGTCGGCCCTGCGTTGGCTGCGAGCTTACAGGAATATGAGGCGTACTTCAAGGCCCACTTGGACGACTGGAGCTTCGTCTACAACCACAAGGAGGGGCGCGTGCTTCGCGCAGGCGAGTGGATCTCACGGCCGGAGTTGGCCAAGACACTCCAGAACTTGGCGGCAAGCGGCGGCGTCAAGCCTTTCT
Proteins encoded in this window:
- the NOB1 gene encoding rRNA-binding endoribonuclease (Syntenic homolog of Saccharomyces cerevisiae YOR056C (NOB1)); its protein translation is MASIPHVHSLVLDATPLITQPYAHYKGYAQNFYTTPTVFHEIKDENAKKNLDIWQAAGALKLRHPSESSIKRVSDFAKLTGDASVLSANDIHILALTYELEVELNGDKGRLRRYPGEALVPKAAPPPEQPAGEKKKRRRGGKKQRAKREEAAQQAAARDEPVETADGTESPEKSAETPVEGLEEPALAAQAAEELTEEYDEADDDGDWITPDNLTEIMIQDSGEDTTGNEGVAASDSALYNQVALATGDFAIQNVALQINLNLMNFTSGMRIKKLRNYMMRCHACFKLLPTPRDGRPVHFCPSCGGAGTVLRCAVSVDAETGAISPHLKANFQWNNRGNRYSLPSPLSKASQKRFGNKGFVHTRHQQEVPLLREDQKEFQQAMKQEDWTRRHNEKVLNSWIGGGSADNYMSPFAITGLKHHSVRVGRGRHVNSSNKRK
- the VHS3 gene encoding phosphopantothenoylcysteine decarboxylase complex subunit VHS3 (Syntenic homolog of Saccharomyces cerevisiae YOR054C (VHS3) and YKR072C (SIS2)); the encoded protein is MSDSSGKQQGIISPHVTNAVKRANLEGCLTPGAGPGHGASGIGSPGPSVSACVSPTQAVTKSIMNASGTSGAVVSNTPEPGLKRVPTVTFSDPKQLPAKQSGTGQGGRVISGDSTTSGATASEDTDTQSHLQMKVASPIHHPTAQHSTPPPLLSHGGGNGAAAVGMSHIRSTSPTSGSEVHPPKQAVGNIVHKLLHQFDGSGAGTPTSDVEKLHLHDEHPHFFVSDPLHTSPTVLRSRSNSISPKPISVLSETKPADILNLDSAIESTQQQQIAPNIPKRDPGKNVDPRLPQDDGKLHVLFGATGSLSVLKIKSMIKKLEEIYGWDHISIQVILTQAAAQFFANKNPKKKNLYVSSETNSFSNSVAHQGNLQQNNSDASYTAVNSVSNTPAVGGRTPTPADLLQGAAPQGAGSGLSQGAAAAKIELPPHIQVWTDQDEWDVWKQRTDPVLHIELRRWADILVVAPLTANTLSKIALGLCDNLLTSVIRAWNPMFPIFLAPSMVSGSYNSTITKRHLKMIKEEMPWITVFKPSEKIMGIHGDIGLGGMMDGNEIVDKVVMKLGGYPKDADEDDDEDDKAGKTNGKEDDDDDDEEELDEDDEDDDDDDDDDDDDDDDDDDDDDDDDDDSSQSPLKNAAATSPSHSSTAHT
- the DRE2 gene encoding electron carrier DRE2 (Syntenic homolog of Saccharomyces cerevisiae YKR071C (DRE2)); the encoded protein is MTHSRTALVLIHPATTTRPELLTAAKQHSSLSGANIEQHLVNKLNDGSLQLQDNSYDVIFYVTPEAADEILFPRRLIGVLAAALRAGGSLHGLYDKYQVDALLSGFDIVREPTYHWQKRAVTASAPVKLAPRQPVSAAGLPRFKRASAPSPAAVTPTLDEVPPAAVDPVKAALLDSAAGDAPIAENDLVVGHDSTPITLLTCGRTQTRRRKACKDCTCGLREENEKEISDTHARQEKLLLGDAVKFSEPELAEIDFTIEGKKVGGCGSCSLGDAFRCSGCPYLGLPAFKPGQPINLSAISDDL
- the YHC1 gene encoding Yhc1p (Syntenic homolog of Saccharomyces cerevisiae YLR298C (YHC1)), whose translation is MARYYCDYCHAYLTHDSLSVRKSHLIGKNHIRLTADYYYNKAQQQAKPFLFPKVRSRPQGGIQLPAQRRTLHCETNRVKRQRRLIHQVAPAATPLRELYAHSPGFHKVFTPECRLDVGDTLRVSKLPQRANQKVKTAAPAAGRSEVYAPRYAANPVLPPPSALTLWGGNISNNSNIYAADETLLRTVSKVREKLTSSRTEKVGRTMQSIRRH
- the TUF1 gene encoding translation elongation factor Tu (Syntenic homolog of Saccharomyces cerevisiae YOR187W (TUF1)), which produces MSFLASRLSTRFLARPAVSAGVRSFVSTPLRRATFDRSKPHLNIGTIGHVDHGKTTLTAAITKTLASRGGADFLDYSSIDKAPEERARGITISTAHVEYQTEKRHYSHVDCPGHADYIKNMITGAAQMDGAIIVVAATDGQMPQTREHLLLARQVGVQHIVVFVNKVDTIDDPEMLELVEMEMRELLNHYGFDGDNTPVVMGSALCALEGRQPEIGEQAIMKLLDAVDEYIPTPARDLEKPFLMPVEDIFSISGRGTVVTGRVERGNLNKGEEIEIVGHNATPFKTTVTGIEMFRKELDKAMAGDNAGVLLRGVRRDQLKRGMVLCKPNTIKAHTKFLASLYVLTKEEGGRHSGFGENYRPQIYVRTADVTVVLKFPESVADHSMQVMPGDNVEMVCELVHPTPIEAGQRFNIREGGKTVGTGLVTRIIE